In Bacteriovorax stolpii, a single genomic region encodes these proteins:
- a CDS encoding bactofilin family protein, whose translation MERRRGEVSAIIEEGCKFEGNLSFNGTARIAGIVNGSVFSNDTVVISEGAVINADINANIIIIAGSVKGNIKASSRVEILKPARFEGIITTPSLIVEEGVIFHGTTKMRDKKNTQT comes from the coding sequence ATGGAAAGACGTCGCGGGGAAGTTTCAGCAATTATCGAAGAAGGGTGTAAGTTTGAAGGAAATTTATCTTTCAACGGCACGGCCAGAATTGCGGGGATCGTCAACGGTTCAGTTTTTTCTAACGACACAGTCGTCATTTCTGAGGGCGCTGTAATTAACGCAGATATTAACGCAAACATTATCATCATCGCCGGTTCCGTAAAAGGGAACATTAAGGCCAGCTCACGTGTTGAAATTCTTAAGCCTGCCCGTTTTGAAGGCATTATCACTACACCAAGTCTTATTGTGGAAGAGGGCGTTATTTTCCACGGAACGACCAAAATGCGCGATAAAAAAAACACTCAGACCTAG
- a CDS encoding ParB/RepB/Spo0J family partition protein: MAKKIALGKGIASLLQDAAPAPVVNNTYNAHFGNENAPAVPVEKEIEIRVENTPLLVDIGAIKTNPNQPRKIFKEKDLEELAESIKENGIIQPLIVAELDNGEYELVAGERRLRASKKIGLEQVPVVVKRATDREKMIMSIIENVQRSDLNCVEEALAYYQLMNEYKLTQEDVAKKLGKERSTVANFLRVLNLPRPVIDLLQKEVLSFGHAKILASVKEREDAIRLANEAVAKSWSVRELEQALKAKKPLKEKDSRKNPFFDEKLDQFRKTLEQKTGFHYSLTSGKNGSGTISLKFSNEAEFNDIYEFLLSK, encoded by the coding sequence ATGGCAAAGAAAATTGCATTAGGTAAAGGGATCGCATCACTTCTTCAGGACGCAGCTCCTGCACCAGTGGTGAACAACACTTACAACGCTCACTTTGGAAATGAAAACGCTCCAGCTGTGCCGGTGGAAAAAGAAATCGAAATCAGAGTAGAGAACACTCCACTTCTAGTTGATATTGGCGCAATTAAAACAAACCCGAATCAACCTAGAAAAATCTTCAAAGAAAAAGATCTTGAAGAGCTTGCAGAATCAATTAAAGAAAACGGAATCATTCAGCCGCTAATCGTTGCTGAATTAGATAACGGTGAATATGAACTTGTAGCCGGAGAAAGAAGACTTCGCGCTTCGAAAAAAATCGGATTAGAACAAGTTCCAGTTGTCGTGAAGAGAGCTACTGATCGCGAGAAGATGATCATGTCGATCATCGAAAACGTTCAGCGCTCTGACCTTAACTGTGTTGAAGAAGCTCTTGCTTACTATCAACTAATGAACGAATACAAGCTGACTCAAGAAGACGTAGCAAAAAAGTTGGGTAAAGAAAGATCGACAGTCGCGAACTTCCTTCGCGTGCTCAATCTTCCAAGGCCAGTTATCGATCTTCTTCAGAAAGAAGTTTTATCTTTTGGTCACGCTAAAATCCTGGCCTCTGTTAAAGAGCGCGAGGATGCCATTAGACTCGCTAACGAAGCCGTAGCTAAGTCATGGTCAGTCCGTGAGTTAGAACAGGCCCTAAAGGCCAAAAAACCGCTTAAAGAGAAAGACTCTAGAAAAAATCCATTTTTCGATGAAAAACTTGATCAATTTAGAAAGACTCTTGAGCAGAAAACAGGATTCCATTACTCGCTTACAAGTGGCAAGAATGGATCGGGGACTATTTCACTTAAATTCTCTAATGAGGCAGAATTTAACGATATTTATGAGTTCCTACTTTCAAAGTAG
- a CDS encoding ParA family protein, which yields MAKIIAMMNQKGGVGKTTSSVNLAACLAVAEKRTLLIDLDPQGNGSLSIGLAKETFAGKNIYHALIGQIDIKEAIYHSELPYFDICPSDNNLSGAEIELVSLFARESKLKQAFKSVDKDYDYIIIDCPPSLGLLTVNALNAAHSYIVPMQTEYLAMEGLAQLLNTVRLIRTSLNPNLELDGILLTMFDSRSGLHKQVATEIKTHFGDTVFKTIIPRNVKLAECPSFGKPVILYDIESKGSEAYLALAKEIILKERTKGTVAPVKEVGEEKPAEDLIMSSIPDLEKINFDEPPAFEQ from the coding sequence ATGGCTAAAATTATTGCGATGATGAACCAAAAAGGTGGAGTAGGTAAAACAACTTCATCAGTTAATCTTGCGGCGTGTCTAGCAGTAGCTGAGAAAAGAACTCTACTAATTGACCTCGATCCACAAGGAAACGGAAGTCTAAGTATTGGTTTGGCAAAAGAAACATTTGCTGGAAAAAATATTTACCACGCTCTAATCGGGCAAATTGATATTAAAGAAGCAATTTACCACAGTGAACTTCCATATTTTGATATCTGTCCTTCTGATAACAACCTTTCAGGAGCAGAAATTGAACTAGTGAGCTTATTTGCTCGCGAATCAAAACTAAAACAAGCTTTCAAATCAGTAGATAAAGACTACGACTATATCATTATCGACTGTCCTCCTTCTCTAGGACTTTTAACAGTGAACGCACTAAATGCAGCTCACTCTTATATTGTTCCAATGCAAACTGAATATTTAGCAATGGAAGGTCTGGCGCAGTTATTAAATACTGTTCGCTTAATCAGAACATCTCTCAATCCAAACCTGGAGTTAGATGGAATTCTTCTTACTATGTTCGACTCGAGATCAGGTCTACATAAGCAAGTAGCAACAGAAATTAAAACTCACTTCGGTGATACAGTTTTCAAAACGATCATTCCAAGAAACGTAAAACTTGCTGAGTGTCCTTCATTCGGAAAACCAGTCATCCTTTACGATATTGAATCAAAGGGCAGTGAAGCCTACCTAGCATTGGCCAAGGAAATTATTCTTAAGGAGCGTACTAAAGGTACAGTTGCTCCAGTAAAAGAAGTTGGCGAAGAAAAACCAGCAGAAGATTTAATCATGAGTTCGATTCCGGATCTTGAGAAAATCAACTTTGATGAACCACCAGCTTTTGAACAATAA
- a CDS encoding 16S rRNA (guanine(527)-N(7))-methyltransferase RsmG: protein MKEFAKKYLDLLTGEFAGINLTRIDSPEEFYQKQIVDSVLPETESKVFKNCLEKTKILVDVGFGGGFPILPLAFTNPDKKFLGFDARAKKAQVVQKIADTLGLKNAKLKHQRLETVDFDVDAMITFKAVGKVADYLPMIRTNKTVYVFFYKGPNFYELEDVEELLEKDWEMIEEKSYDVPGTEGRILLGFKNRKVLRGTMTKEKIIKLSSLL from the coding sequence ATGAAAGAATTCGCTAAAAAATACCTCGATCTTTTGACTGGTGAGTTTGCCGGGATCAATTTAACAAGAATCGATTCGCCAGAAGAGTTTTACCAAAAACAGATCGTAGACTCAGTCCTTCCAGAAACAGAGAGCAAGGTTTTCAAAAACTGTCTGGAAAAAACAAAAATCCTGGTGGACGTTGGTTTCGGGGGAGGGTTTCCCATCCTACCTTTGGCCTTCACGAATCCGGATAAAAAATTCTTGGGATTTGATGCCCGCGCAAAAAAAGCTCAGGTCGTTCAAAAAATCGCAGACACTCTTGGTCTAAAAAATGCCAAGCTAAAACATCAGCGCTTGGAGACTGTGGACTTCGATGTCGATGCCATGATTACTTTTAAGGCCGTGGGAAAAGTGGCGGACTATTTACCGATGATCCGCACAAATAAAACCGTCTACGTTTTTTTCTATAAAGGACCAAACTTTTATGAGCTGGAAGATGTCGAAGAACTTCTGGAAAAAGATTGGGAGATGATTGAAGAAAAATCATACGATGTGCCAGGAACTGAAGGACGCATCCTGTTAGGGTTTAAGAATAGAAAAGTTCTACGTGGAACAATGACGAAAGAAAAAATTATTAAACTTTCATCGTTACTTTAA
- the mnmG gene encoding tRNA uridine-5-carboxymethylaminomethyl(34) synthesis enzyme MnmG, whose protein sequence is MNNSFDILIIGGGHAGSEAAWISSQFGLRVGLISGPGASLASTPCNPAVGGVGKGQVVREIDALGGMMGIVADKAGIQYRTLNESKGFAVQSTRVQVDKELYTKYAEELLSTQENLTIIRQMVKVVRNEDKFIIETEEGNTFSASKVIVTTGTFLNGKLHTGEEQTLGGRVECKQSVGLNDLFSEIKTLPNRFKTGTPPRIDRKTIDYSKLEPQESDFGTRNFHSMSEPFSRNSEQISMYLTRTNSETLSIIRANKERSPIFNGQIKGIGPRYCPSIEDKAFRYTEKDVHHVFVEPEGLNLETIYPNGVSTSLPKDVQESFIRTISGLEEAKILVHGYAVEYDVVDTSELSRLMEYKSIPGLYFAGQVCGTSGYEEAAGQGIIAGINASLAFLGKESLILDRNDSYIGVMIEDLVTNKRDEPYRLFTARSENRLYVREDNTIQRMNKYRKALGLSGKLDYFQESILDEITILENLIETTMFYATTAETKEYFAEVGYGSLESNISFKELLRRPNLNPVQVLMNETLRMGASFHPDVVRTVAIAAKYEGYIDRAVIESEKINRMSKKKINWEVLAESKNISFECKLRIKQIRPETFGQLQRIEGIRPATLAYVAGNLV, encoded by the coding sequence ATGAATAATTCTTTCGATATTTTAATCATTGGTGGCGGTCACGCTGGAAGTGAAGCCGCATGGATTTCATCGCAGTTCGGACTAAGGGTTGGTCTGATTTCTGGTCCCGGAGCAAGTCTTGCTTCGACTCCTTGCAACCCAGCCGTTGGCGGAGTGGGGAAGGGGCAAGTGGTTCGAGAGATCGACGCCCTTGGCGGAATGATGGGAATTGTCGCCGACAAAGCCGGCATTCAATATAGAACCCTGAATGAGTCAAAAGGCTTTGCCGTTCAATCAACAAGAGTCCAAGTCGACAAAGAACTTTATACGAAATATGCCGAAGAACTTCTCTCGACTCAGGAGAATTTAACGATCATTCGCCAGATGGTGAAGGTCGTAAGAAATGAAGATAAATTCATTATTGAAACTGAAGAGGGAAATACCTTCTCAGCTTCAAAGGTGATCGTTACGACAGGAACTTTTTTAAATGGGAAGCTTCACACAGGAGAAGAACAAACTCTTGGCGGAAGAGTAGAGTGTAAGCAATCTGTAGGTCTGAACGATTTATTTTCTGAAATTAAAACTCTTCCAAATAGATTTAAAACCGGAACTCCTCCGAGAATCGATAGAAAGACGATCGATTATTCTAAACTCGAGCCCCAAGAGAGTGACTTCGGTACAAGAAACTTCCACTCCATGAGTGAGCCGTTCTCTAGAAACTCTGAACAGATTTCAATGTATCTCACGAGGACAAATTCAGAAACTTTAAGCATTATTCGTGCAAACAAAGAAAGATCTCCCATTTTCAATGGGCAGATCAAGGGAATTGGGCCTAGATATTGTCCTTCTATTGAAGATAAGGCCTTCAGATACACAGAAAAAGACGTTCACCACGTCTTTGTTGAGCCAGAAGGATTAAATCTAGAGACGATTTATCCAAATGGAGTCTCGACTTCGCTACCAAAAGATGTTCAGGAAAGCTTTATTAGAACTATTTCTGGTCTTGAAGAAGCAAAAATTCTCGTTCACGGCTACGCCGTTGAGTACGATGTTGTCGATACGTCTGAACTTTCTCGCTTAATGGAGTATAAATCTATTCCAGGACTATATTTTGCGGGACAAGTTTGTGGGACTTCTGGATATGAAGAGGCGGCAGGGCAGGGAATTATCGCTGGAATTAATGCTTCTTTGGCTTTTTTAGGAAAAGAATCACTCATTTTAGATAGGAATGACTCTTATATTGGAGTCATGATCGAAGATTTGGTCACGAATAAAAGAGATGAACCTTATAGACTCTTTACTGCGAGATCAGAAAACCGCCTTTACGTGAGAGAAGATAATACAATCCAGAGAATGAATAAATACAGAAAGGCGCTTGGATTAAGCGGAAAACTGGATTATTTCCAGGAAAGCATCCTTGATGAAATCACAATTCTGGAAAACTTAATCGAAACGACGATGTTTTATGCAACAACGGCAGAAACAAAAGAATATTTCGCTGAAGTAGGGTACGGATCACTTGAAAGCAATATTAGCTTCAAAGAACTTCTTCGTCGCCCGAATCTAAATCCAGTTCAAGTTCTAATGAACGAAACACTGAGAATGGGTGCAAGTTTTCATCCGGACGTTGTTCGAACTGTGGCAATCGCGGCCAAGTATGAGGGCTATATTGATAGGGCCGTCATTGAAAGTGAAAAGATTAATCGTATGAGCAAAAAGAAGATCAACTGGGAAGTCCTGGCTGAATCAAAAAACATCTCTTTTGAGTGCAAACTCAGAATCAAGCAAATCAGGCCGGAAACTTTCGGTCAATTGCAAAGAATTGAAGGAATCAGACCCGCTACCCTAGCATACGTGGCCGGAAACCTGGTTTAG
- a CDS encoding tRNA modification GTPase → MNFFTDDQPIIACSTGTSSNTAIAVIRLTGFKKLLDLQKFFSFSLEKVKPRMSHLTNIESDGKVYDNGLMVFFPEGGSYTGENVLELSVHGNQLNIQRILDLFIKNGDFRAAHPGEFTYRALKNKKLSLSQVEGLDMLLNANSSLMLLQGLDILQGDLHAQYLALYDAFLKLKAAVEISIDFSEDVGAEETQKLFQDSFNKFFKLISALKTRTEGNVSSLLAPEIVLVGQTNAGKSSLFNILLKHDRSIVSNIAGTTRDYVSEVIHIDGTNFKLVDTAGIRESSDVIENIGIDRAMGILARAFYKILIVNPYETNPEYLKKFTDIDFDFLVVSHSDKSDFSSIVEEIDFSLIKTKFVAKATFENRDFGSIEPLTISGPMGPLLTNFGPIEPLSKNNGPIEPLSKNIGPIEPLLKNIGPIEPLLKNNGPIEPGPTGPHPNFEQSAPIEPFLKAHIQQKFEKMTANNPILLDRHRTVINKIYSKSVDFSNNINELDDVAILSSEVNILGHSLTELIGIVSPDDVLNSIFANFCIGK, encoded by the coding sequence ATGAATTTTTTTACCGATGATCAACCTATAATTGCTTGCAGTACTGGAACTAGTTCCAATACTGCAATTGCAGTTATCAGACTTACTGGTTTCAAAAAACTCCTCGATCTTCAAAAATTTTTCTCATTCTCCCTCGAAAAAGTTAAGCCTCGCATGTCTCACCTGACAAACATCGAATCAGATGGAAAAGTCTATGATAATGGCCTGATGGTTTTTTTTCCTGAAGGGGGAAGTTACACCGGGGAAAATGTCCTGGAGCTATCGGTCCACGGAAACCAGCTCAATATTCAAAGAATTCTTGATCTTTTCATCAAAAATGGAGATTTCCGTGCGGCTCATCCGGGAGAATTCACTTATCGTGCTTTAAAAAATAAAAAACTGAGCCTTTCTCAAGTTGAAGGTTTGGATATGCTCCTGAATGCAAACTCAAGCCTGATGCTTTTGCAAGGTTTAGATATTCTGCAAGGGGATTTGCATGCCCAATACCTGGCCCTATATGATGCCTTTTTAAAACTGAAGGCTGCCGTAGAAATTTCAATCGATTTCTCAGAGGATGTAGGGGCAGAAGAAACTCAAAAGTTATTCCAGGATTCATTCAATAAATTCTTTAAACTAATTTCTGCTCTAAAGACTCGCACAGAAGGGAATGTTTCTTCTCTTTTAGCTCCGGAAATTGTCCTAGTGGGGCAGACCAATGCAGGGAAAAGCTCCCTTTTTAATATTCTTTTAAAGCACGACCGTTCTATTGTCTCAAATATCGCTGGGACCACTCGCGATTACGTTTCTGAAGTGATTCATATCGATGGGACCAATTTTAAGCTGGTCGATACGGCCGGAATTCGTGAATCGAGCGACGTGATTGAAAACATCGGAATCGATAGGGCCATGGGGATTTTGGCCCGTGCTTTTTATAAAATTTTGATCGTAAATCCTTACGAAACTAATCCTGAATATTTGAAGAAATTTACGGATATTGATTTTGATTTTTTAGTCGTTTCTCACTCTGATAAAAGCGATTTTTCATCGATCGTAGAGGAGATAGATTTCTCTCTCATTAAGACAAAATTTGTAGCAAAAGCGACATTCGAAAATAGAGATTTTGGTTCTATAGAACCACTTACTATTTCTGGTCCTATGGGACCACTTTTGACAAATTTTGGTCCTATAGAACCACTTTCGAAAAACAATGGTCCTATAGAACCACTTTCGAAAAATATTGGTCCTATAGAACCACTTTTGAAAAATATTGGTCCTATAGAACCACTTTTGAAAAATAATGGTCCTATAGAACCAGGTCCGACAGGACCGCATCCCAACTTTGAACAGAGTGCCCCTATAGAACCATTTCTAAAAGCGCACATTCAGCAAAAATTTGAAAAAATGACGGCTAACAACCCGATATTACTCGATAGGCATCGTACGGTAATCAATAAAATTTATAGTAAATCCGTCGATTTTTCAAATAATATCAATGAGTTAGATGACGTAGCCATTCTTTCTTCAGAGGTCAATATTCTAGGACATTCGCTTACAGAGCTTATTGGAATTGTCTCTCCAGACGATGTACTTAATTCAATCTTTGCGAATTTTTGTATTGGGAAGTAG